The sequence GTATTTAATATCTTGGTGCTGAATATTCTTATCCTTCCTGCTTGCTTGCAGAAAAAGATCAATATCACCGTACACAAGGAGAATATCACACTCCAAAACTTCAGAACAAAGTTAACACAAACAGTTGACAAACTTTTAGTGCTGGAAAATGTTGTTTTAAGTTGATGAATGTAAGATATTTGATCAGGGGAGAGTGAATCACCAATTCCAAAAAGCCTTTGCAACTCACAGGCGCTTATGAAATTAATTAACCAAGGCATTTGAGTATTTTGGAAAAACTGAGGCATGTGGACTGGTTTCACACCGAGATGATGAGCTAAAATGCCGATGTAGGCATCGTCTGGACCAATTCTCCTTATTTGTTTGGACAAATCTACCATTTTTGGGATTAAATTCCGTGAAAGCACAAACATGGAACCTCTGCAATACAAGGGATACCGATGTAAGGAAAGATCATGGTGGCTGACGTAATGTTTATGGGACTTTTTCCTAACAACCACAGAGTTGTAAGTGACGCCTCCATAAATAGATTCTTTAACGTCTCGACCTTTCAACCATGTTACCAACTTGGGAATATCTATATAGACATCATCATCCGTTTTCAATACATAGTGGCATTTTATCTTGGTGGCCCATTGAAATGACATCAAGAGTTTTGTTGTGATGTTTCCGTAAGTGTCCACGTAGTCCCCGATGAGCATGTCACCATTTTGCTCCACTTCTTCCATGATACTGTGATGCATTTCACTTCTCGCTGCTTTGCCCAACATGAAAACAATTCTCATCGTGACATCCTTCGGTATATGAGCGCCATTGGCATTTGCCCATGTCATCCGCAACATCTGTCTTCTCTCCGCATTTTTTCGCTCATTTGGAGATGAAGAAACAATCACTAACAGAAACAAGTGTTGCGGAAAGAGGTCTCGCGGTTCACTCACTGGAGAAATAATCCGTAAGTTTTCATAGTATCTGAGATCAATTCTTTCTAGTTCTCGGGTTGGTGTAAAATAGAAACTTTTGAGAAAATATATAAGCAAAAAACTTCCAGCCAAGCCAAAACACCTTTGCTTTGTAAATCTTGGCACCATCTTCTTACGGAAAGTACTCTGTGTGATGCTACGTACAAGGTGCTAAGCCTGAAGACCCGACTATGGTAAAGCCAATCACAATGTGCCAAGCACCTGTCGTGCGACAGGAAAGATGACCGCTCATGTCATAAGTCtgttagttttcttttcgattagtcctttttacttttacagttaccgtcgccatattggattagtaacCGCGTAAACAcgatagcgaggctgccggtgacccgaggaaaaacaaaaacaatagataCAGCTGATCAGGGAAGGCTTTTAACGCGTAATCGCTCAGAAAATGATTCTAGTACACAAGGATATGAAGATTTCAACACTAGAAGATATCcagaagttaaaagtgaagGATCTAGAAGAAATTTTTTCGTTCAAATTCGAAAACGACGGGCGGAATGACAGCTGACTTGGTGTTAAAAGTCTAAGCTACTCATGCGAAACGTGTTATGGTCGGCCgaaaatcaacagcaaaatgccaATGATGGCGCTGTCCATCACCAGGATACCACGGAAAATCGAGGCGACTTCAAGTATGATGAAGTTTTAAGATGAATCTATGCACTGGGTGGTCCACAGATCTGTGCCAGCTTCCCGAACTGAACTTTACGATTACCTGGTTGCGTCAACTCGCAAGTACCGCCACATCGTGCTCAAGGGAACAAATTATATAAGAAACTGAAATCttaccagtttttctttgaaggaaacgtTAAAAGGCTTGAAACCAAAACCCACGAGAGCAGGACATACGTAAAAGGCAGTGTTTTACCATCGAAGAAGACTCCATATAGAGTTGTCACAGAgttcacacctcagtgtgatataattccgtgggatgcctgtggcatgccacggtaAAAAACCGGTAGATTTGTAGGCGgaaattgcaaagcggaccaataagattgcatgaaatgtttatcgattcgtctatcgatttttgttcgatttattgatttgtgttgagtgtcggacattccattacgtcattggcgtgtaatgttcctattttctcttcacctttgcgtggatagactatctacactgtattagcgaagtgcgtattgatcaaaaattatacgaagctgcacgtttgcgtggatatctacactgttttaggttagtgcttggtgttcaaaacttatacgaagccgttattacttctctcagctttcatattccctttgaaatcggtctaatgaaacgtgttcgatatcttgtcgaagttttaggtgttcgatattttcgaagtttcaggtcaatgtcttcgctcgtcgacatttgatgacattgtgcatcggagccgaacggagtcaatttgagaaaatttatacagtcgccgataaacaggatcaacagtgagatccatctgttcatgtggagttgaacccaggtctatcaacgtatgagaaaaaagatgtagtgtaagacctcctgcaataaacattttggaactgaggttacatcattttggaatgaaagcactcgatgttggTAGTGCAGGAGATTGCttctttagagcagtgttacatcagttacagtatatgtaaatcgaaacagtcatggcattattagagttgctggggtagaattgttaagggagaaacggaaagatttattgaaagtaattttgaacattcgtggatacaatatttagtatgtcatgtcaaggtacttgggctgatagtattatcatacaagctgtggcagatgtatttaatttgaaaattattcttatatcattaaatcacacccagattttgctgagatgtatactttgtggaaggagtgactgctgctcctgtagaggaacaatgtgctatttttattggccatatgtatgaatttcattatgtaacaacagaacctttaaccagtagctcaagcatttttcagcgacaaaataagcagaatgttgtaaaaccagtagtgaacttatgtagcttccatgacatttgttctgaagcccacaaaagaaactggttctacctgtagttctcaaaggcatttcaagaattattgcgtaactcaactaggcaagttttatgtgcagtagattcttttcttgaactagcatttgctatttttaaagattctgtaaaacaaacatgcctgatcttgatggcaatgaatttcttcaacttgtgttaaaagcatgtttacaattagaagacaatgatccacaaagaggtatgacttaagtctgagaacctgtttgaactcacttaagg is a genomic window of Acropora muricata isolate sample 2 chromosome 8, ASM3666990v1, whole genome shotgun sequence containing:
- the LOC136925861 gene encoding UDP-GalNAc:beta-1,3-N-acetylgalactosaminyltransferase 1-like yields the protein MVPRFTKQRCFGLAGSFLLIYFLKSFYFTPTRELERIDLRYYENLRIISPVSEPRDLFPQHLFLLVIVSSSPNERKNAERRQMLRMTWANANGAHIPKDVTMRIVFMLGKAARSEMHHSIMEEVEQNGDMLIGDYVDTYGNITTKLLMSFQWATKIKCHYVLKTDDDVYIDIPKLVTWLKGRDVKESIYGGVTYNSVVVRKKSHKHYVSHHDLSLHRYPLYCRGSMFVLSRNLIPKMVDLSKQIRRIGPDDAYIGILAHHLGVKPVHMPQFFQNTQMPWLINFISACELQRLFGIGDSLSPDQISYIHQLKTTFSSTKSLSTVCVNFVLKFWSVIFSLCTVILIFFCKQAGRIRIFSTKILNTLHC